Genomic segment of Trichoderma breve strain T069 chromosome 7 map unlocalized scaffold00007, whole genome shotgun sequence:
GTGGTAAAGATGCTTTCTCCCATGGAGAGATTCAAGTAGCTAGGATTTCACATGTTAGATATTATCAAACTCATGGTTTCAGTCAACTGTACCGGTCTAGATTATGCAGTGCCCATAGTgttcgcttcttttcttccacTACaatctctctttcttcatcatagGTCGAGAGAATAGAATGTCGGTGAAAACCCGCAAAGCGTGCTATCTTAGCGCAACCTCCTATAGATGCAGCCGCCGCGGGATAGATGCCGTGACCAATTTCATAGAAGGCTATGAGAATACGGCATTGTATCACTTCGAGGGAGTGAAAAGAAGTGGCCTCCAGCAGACTGATGATGCCCTTTACCGTCACGTAAAGCGACGACTGCATACTGCTATCATGCGGCTGCGGCAGTTGCAGTACGAGATGCACACATAGACAGAGGGTAGCAAAATCGGCAGCGCAACTGGGAGACTCAATCTTGGGTAGCCTTGCGTAGAATCTCTGTGCCGATATAATCGATATCCGTCTGGCAATGGTGGCAAAGTACGTGTCTGCTATCCGGTGCATATCGCTGCGGGACTTGACAATCTTGAGGAGTTGCTTCTGAACAATAACATCGACTGTAGGTCGCCTAAGATAGTCGTGGAGGAAGGGCTCAACGCCAGACGTGACATCGGTAAAGCTGGGACTGTTCCAAACATCTGTCGCTGACCGTAATGATTGTGGCGAATAAGACCTCGATGAATTGGCGTCTGTCTTTGTTGGAGCGTCCGGTACTTTGAGGCCGGCTTCACTCTCTACTGGCCGCAAGGTATCTTTATCATATACACATGGCCGACTGAGTCTGCAAATATACGTTGTCAAGACGCGTTCTTGATATTCTAGTCAGAGAACGAGCAAACTCACCGTGTGCATGTAGAGCAGCTCGGCCAACCACGGTCACAACGCCGTTTGCCCCGTCCGCATGGACCGCAAGAGTTGACGGCCTGCATATCTTCTCAACTTGAATACCATGAGAAGAGACACACGTGGCAAGATAATACGAGTAGAAAAGGTGTAAGATATAGATaacctttaatataatatgTAATTAGTCATTCGTGGGCGCTCTCTTTAAGCTCATGCGTTAGCCCTCTTCAACATGCCGGGCGGGGGCAATGGATCTCCGGTTTTTAAGTAAGCTCGCCGCTCCGCATGAATCTCCAAATCTACGCAagcggaggtcagaaaaaCCGAGACCTCAAAGTAAATAAGTACATATATTCAGTAATATGAGCACCTCATCAAATGATTGAGTAGTACTTTTATAGGAGGACGCCTACTACCTATATTAATCTAGCACACGGattctattatataaatatagcagcagttactagagaaatatagatatagtagcagttactaaagaaatatagatataatgGTATTTACTAgggaaatatagatatagtagcagttgTTAGGGATATGcagatatagcagctactctccttgtaggcgtatgattCAACTCGTAGGTGTTCAaattcttcttggcctcggtTTTTCTGTCGTCCACTTGCTACGGAATGGAACACTCGGGAAGTCGCAAAAAATGATTATCTATCTATTCTATTACCAATTCTATAAATACGATGTCATAACTTAGATCTGAGTCAGTGCTGTTCAGCAGTCTTGACTTCAGTAACCTTCTCAATGGCGCCAGTAAAAATATCCAGCTTCAGTCCCACAATCGAGGTTCCTGGAAGGATGAAGGGCGAGGAGCTTAGAAGATCCACGTCTTCTTTCAGACTATCCTCAATTCTGTAATTGTGTTGTCAGCCGCATATTCACTTTCAGAGTGAGGTTCTTTAAGCTTACGGTCCCGCGATTTCGCCGTATTTGGAAGCATTGATGGTGTCTTTCTCCTGAGGTGCGATCTCGATCAGGGCCTCCTTGATTCTTGAGTCATGGTAATGCGTCATGCCGCAGTCTACATCACATGTTAATTGCAATGTTTCATACAATATCTCTCGGATCCCTTGCGTCTATTCGCTCACCTGTGTGGTGCACGACAACAACAGTCTTTGCGTTGCCAATGGTTTGGAGGATAGAGATTGATCTAACAGCGTCCATGGCACGGCCTCCAGCATTGCGGACCATAGTGACGCCTTTGATCGTTGCATCGATGCCAAATACCGAGTAGGGGTTCAAACGCGGGTCAGAGCAGCTGAGGATGATTGTTCCTGCACCGCTTTGGCGAGTTGCCTGGACCATTGGGACCAGAGAAGGCGGCGCCTTGTAAGTTTCGACAAGTTTGCTTTAGATTGGTGAGTGACGAATCTTTACGACATATTGAAGTACCTATTGTACTTATAGATGGAATACATACGCATTGCggttgagaagctcatcgaggACCTTTGAAACCATGGTGCTGTAGTTTGCTGATCTCTGTTGGAAAGAAATGAGGTTGCTTGATTTTAAGCGGAGCATGTATTTGTGAGTGGTTGAATTGAATTGTTGATGTAAACGAGATTGAAACAAGACAAGTCAACAGCTCTTTAAATACAAACTGTGGCCGAGGCGTGGCGCGAATAGCGTCGCGTAGGATTTCATGATTACTGAACCTGCGGACTCGAATCTCCAAGCTTAATAATTGCGGAGAATTATCAACAGCTTGAGTCCTATGGTGATTCTAGGTTTGTGACATCACTGCCTGGAAGCGAGACTAATCCGCTGTATCTAGTTACAAATAAGGACTTGAAATGCTCTGTTTCCTGAAAGTGGTGGATGTACATGCGGACTAGCTTGAGGGCGGAACGGACCAAATCGGACTAGAAGCCACCAAGATTGAGGCCGCAGGATGCCGCAGGATGATCTAAGGATAACCTTTGCATGTTGGCTTATTTCATTAATGACTACTGGgattgaagaagagggcgatCGCCCGGGTTGATAGGAGTGGCACATAGCCAGGCGCCTCTTGCTTTGACGTCTCgtttgtacatgtatggaaAGTTGCTACAGAGATCCTGGATATATCGCTTACACATCCGATTCTAGACTATATACGGAGAAACCAGCAGGAGTTTTATATCACTAATCACATTGTTTGGCCGCATTGGGGTTGATACGGAAAAGAGGGCAACAAGTCAACAAACACTAAGCAGTCGTGAACGTTTCCAGTGTTGCCCTATCACCCAGGCGTCGACGGGGTGATGGACGCTCCTAAAGCTACCGGTACTTAAGTGGTATTTACTCAAGCCTCTACATTAGCGAGCTGTGGCCTGATAATACTCAAATGGCACGCAACAGGTTCGAGGTTCAACCAACTAGGTCaaagttgagttgagttaCATGTTATTTACAAAAGTTcctggagagagagaggaaatgCCTCATGGTTCAAGTCAGCATAAACGTTGCAACATCAAACAAGATGCAAGTTAATAAGGTTATCTGAGTAACTTGACATCAAGTGccgaatacatgtattcggATTGTTACGTCAGAAACCCGACAACCCGACTAACAGGGTTCGCTAGTGACTCAGCTGCATATCTGTTTAGTGATCAGGTCTTTTGTCAGATTCAATGTTGGCATATACAGCCCATTTACAAGATTTTATATTTTCCAAGCTCATCTACACTCTGCCCTATTTCAGAAGCGACTTGCCTATTGCGATTGGCATGGTTAACCCGCATAAGCATCAATACGGAGAGCTCATTTGCGGCGGGGGATGGCAGAGCCGGGATGGCTTCATGCTTCTTGACAGCTTCCCCGCACGTTAAATGGATCGTATTCAGGCTCATATATACGTTATTTGTCTCAATGTTACTTTGATTGACAACTTCAATTGATATCTCCAATCTTACTTTTCTGTTATATTTACAAGATGCTTCATGACCATCAATAGGTGACCGCCGTCTCGAGACGGCGTTGCACTTGATTGGTTAGCTGCTATCTCTGAAGCCGGCGAATGAGGTCCGCCTGGCTAAAAGCGCCATCCTGGGGAAGCGGGTCGATTACATACTATGGAGCGTCCATATCTCACTAATGATGCGATCAGATAGCTAGAGCGATATCGCCATCGATATGTCGGTCTATCCGGACCTCGAGCTGCTGATAACACCAAACTATCATTGTGCCAGCATCGTATCTTGCCTGCGACGAAATCTACGCTGGCTCGAGATTATCGGCATTTCTTGGTCCTCCGTCACCGAACAAGCATCAGTTAGAAGCCGTGATACTGGATTTAACTTGGCTCTATTACATCACCTAGCCAAGTGCTCTTATCATCGACCCAACAGCCAACATGACGACCACAGATTCCCCCATCAAGAATCTCCCCAATgaagtaaataaataacgAATTGTTTTGCATCATTCTTTTTGTAATAGCTGACAATTGTATCAATTCTacagcttctctccaacGTGCTAGCTGAACTCAGTACAAAGGAGCTCCTCCCAGTCGTCTCCGTCAGTCACCGCTTCTGCTCTCTAGCAACCCGTATCCTACATCGCCGCCTCGCTATTACGGCCACACTTCCAGGCAACGAAGTGATTCTCGAATGCTACCATCCAAGCGCCAAGATATCCACGCCATACCTGGCCTGTCGATATCTCGGCACGGCGTCATGCGACGGGCCCTCGATCAATGAGCAGAACCCGAGCTTCGTACATCTGCGCAAGATGTATTCATGCTTCCGACCAGTCATAATGGAAGAGAACAGACGCAGAAGGTTCCGTTATGGGTGGTCTGTACAAACCTTGGCCGGAAGCACTCAGCTCCAGATTGCTGCCGAGGATATCCTTGATGAGACTGCACATCAGGAAGTGTACCTCGATGAAGGGGAGCGCTTCTCTCAGCTCTGCACCGTGACGAATGTCGTTACGCATGGTTCACGACCGGGCCTTTTCACACGACATGTCAATATCAGCGAGGGTGTCATTCGTGTTTTCAGGCACTGGCTGTCCAGCATGATGTCCAGGCAATCAACTCTTCAGTCCGGagcttcctcatcatcatcttcttcttcttctacagATGGGGCCACAATTGCGAGCTCGGGTACATTTTCATCAAACGACAGCCGCATCTTGTGGGTAGACAGAACAAAGGACATTGGCCTGCGTTTCAAGGTAACGCCCGGGCCAGAGACACGGGGGACAATCTTTGAAGACGAGCCGCCCGTGTTTTACAATCTAATTTACGAAGGTCGGTGTTGCCTTGTCAACGTCTTCTGATTCTCGGATATGGCTACAATGCACTCTGCTAACTTGTGGGGCGAAATAGAACTGATTATACGCACCAGCACACTGCTTTTGgccgttgaagaagcagctgtaAAATATGTGGCGCATTCAGGAAAAGACATCATTATCGCGTCCATCTGACTGTGTCTTCTGAAACTCTGAGTGTCCTTTAGGGTAGGAGTggctgtactcgtacgatgCAGCGTCATTGTCGTGTTCGTTGGGGATTGTCTGGACACGTGTGGCTGGATCAGATGCTATTCACGATGGCCTTCGCGTACCTGTTTTCCAAAAGGCTGCTGACGAGACAAAACAACACGAtcagagagaaaaaaagggtgCATAGTGACCAAAGTAAACAAACCTCAAACagcagtacggagtagtatCAGGGTGTTTCTTATTAAACGTCTCAGATGCGTACAGCTGAGTGTCTAAGGGAGATTTGCAGTCTCAGACACCAGACATTTTCGCGCTACTCTAGCCGTTATACAATCATTACAATGATGATGTGCATTTCCCATGCTACCTTGATCATTTTTAAGAGACATTCATCTTTGAGATGTTACTAGAGCCGATATCAGATTACTATCCAGCAAATCCCACATAAGTTTATGGATTCAATTACAGACTGCTTTTACAGTTAATCACAGGATGCGACCAAGATAAGCAGGGAGCACCACAAATCCTAGATTGCTGAAGAATACGCCTCTAAGCTAAGACaataacaaaagaaaaactgGAAATAACATGCGATTATTTGACTAGCAGCAGGGAAGGCAGAAACCAGACATGGAGCGGGAAGGGGGATTgctgtctctgctctctgcaAGGCACTCTGCACAGAGTGAGACGAAATACGTATCTCGTACCCTGCAAAGATACCTagccaagaaagaaagataGAAAGCCACAATATAGAGAGGAAAATATTGATGATCAGCAGGTAGATAGTAGACGGACAGTTGCATACGAGAAGGATCCTGGGAACGGGAATCCGTTCTGGCGGTGACAGAGCTGAGCCTCTACTAACAAATGAGAAGCATTGAGAGCGTAATAGAGTGGAGCATATAATAATGGCTATCGTTGACTGGCTGTAAAATATATGAGAaattttctttgcttcttctcgtttttGGAATTGCTCCGCCGTAGGGTGACACGGCATGTTGACCGAGATGTGATATTGGACATGGCCTGGTGATAGTGTAAGCCGAGGTGCATTAGCACGGGACAAGGAGGCGCAGACAAATGGCATGTACTCTTTGGCTCCTTTTGCTTCCATTTTTTATCTATTCCGTGTCTTAAAATTACATGTACGTAGGCTCGTATTTTCTCTGCAGGTTAGAGGCGTTGGGCTCTATCTGTTGGGAGTAATTCTTGAAGTAAGCTGTGATTAGAATGGTCCACGCAAGCTTGTATCTGCATTCGCGATATCATAGGCTGCAGAACTTCTTCGTGCGACATTGATAGGCGCCGGAGAATTCCAAATTCTCCATTGTGTAGTGCATACCGGAATGGTGCGCCGTGATATCACATCGTACAAGCAGGTGCAtgcatcatcgtcaccgcTTGACAGGGCTGAAAGCTACTGTTAAGATAAGGCCATAGGGTAGCCTCACTAAGAGCATCACGGGTTATATCTGAAGCTATTCATGAGACAACGCATCCTGCAGGTACAGAGTGCAATGATGGATAAAGATGCATATAGCCTATGCAAACTAGTAGTATCATCTGCCGGCAGAAGAAT
This window contains:
- a CDS encoding f-box-like domain-containing protein is translated as MTTTDSPIKNLPNELLSNVLAELSTKELLPVVSVSHRFCSLATRILHRRLAITATLPGNEVILECYHPSAKISTPYLACRYLGTASCDGPSINEQNPSFVHLRKMYSCFRPVIMEENRRRRFRYGWSVQTLAGSTQLQIAAEDILDETAHQEVYLDEGERFSQLCTVTNVVTHGSRPGLFTRHVNISEGVIRVFRHWLSNGATIASSGTFSSNDSRILWVDRTKDIGLRFKVTPGPETRGTIFEDEPPVFYNLIYEELIIRTSTLLLAVEEAAVKYVAHSGKDIIIASI
- a CDS encoding carbonic anhydrase domain-containing protein, which gives rise to MVSKVLDELLNRNAKLVETYKAPPSLVPMVQATRQSGAGTIILSCSDPRLNPYSVFGIDATIKGVTMVRNAGGRAMDAVRSISILQTIGNAKTVVVVHHTDCGMTHYHDSRIKEALIEIAPQEKDTINASKYGEIAGPIEDSLKEDVDLLSSSPFILPGTSIVGLKLDIFTGAIEKVTEVKTAEQH
- a CDS encoding fungal zn(2)-Cys(6) binuclear cluster domain-containing protein: MQAVNSCGPCGRGKRRCDRGWPSCSTCTRLSRPCVYDKDTLRPVESEAGLKVPDAPTKTDANSSRSYSPQSLRSATDVWNSPSFTDVTSGVEPFLHDYLRRPTVDVIVQKQLLKIVKSRSDMHRIADTYFATIARRISIISAQRFYARLPKIESPSCAADFATLCLCVHLVLQLPQPHDSSMQSSLYVTVKGIISLLEATSFHSLEVIQCRILIAFYEIGHGIYPAAAASIGGCAKIARFAGFHRHSILSTYDEEREIVVEEKKRTLWALHNLDRYLNLSMGESIFTTPFAQETDPLPIEEDLWAKNIAPSLVTHNLNTPADVSIGSFARECQISHLVGRVLRNVYEPISDEAFQAKEAAQLEATMSTFIPLLQNDTEDFGKYCISFAICSSAIFTLYGCSADQERYGVRIKNCPATLAQHTALETTRYCRKLFGDEETINYSCLSPFVPYALYQSAVIQMQLLQRDPTAKYEDNIEFLKQVLRNFGKRWMLASE